The Candidatus Methylacidiphilales bacterium genome includes a region encoding these proteins:
- the cysK gene encoding cysteine synthase A translates to MPIQTDVLATIGRTPLIKLNRIARDVDATIALKAEFFNPLGSVKDRIGAAMIQAAEKSGQLTPGTTIIEPTSGNTGIALAFVAAARGYKLILTMPESMSLERRTLLALLGAQLVLTPAGEGMKGAITRAQQLQKETANSWIPQQFENPANPEIHRTTTAEEIWADSNGKVDVLISAVGTGGTITGVSEVIKSRKPSFKAIAVEPKDSPVITQTRAGEPVKPGPHKIQGTGAGFVPKNLNLDVVDSVITVSNEDAISTAQRLAKEEGLLVGISTGANVWAALQAAAKPENKGKLIVTIGCSTGERYLSTALAEEARKAVTT, encoded by the coding sequence ATGCCCATACAAACTGACGTTCTGGCAACCATCGGACGCACCCCTCTCATCAAACTCAACCGCATCGCAAGGGACGTGGACGCCACCATCGCGCTCAAGGCGGAATTTTTCAACCCGCTCGGCAGTGTCAAGGACCGCATCGGCGCCGCAATGATCCAGGCCGCCGAAAAAAGCGGCCAACTAACACCAGGCACCACAATCATCGAACCCACCTCCGGCAACACCGGAATCGCACTGGCCTTCGTGGCTGCGGCACGCGGCTACAAACTGATCCTCACCATGCCGGAAAGCATGAGCCTGGAACGGCGCACCCTGCTCGCCCTGCTTGGAGCGCAACTGGTGTTGACTCCCGCAGGCGAAGGCATGAAAGGCGCAATCACCCGCGCGCAACAATTGCAAAAAGAAACCGCGAATTCCTGGATTCCGCAACAGTTTGAAAATCCGGCCAATCCGGAAATCCATCGCACCACCACGGCCGAGGAAATCTGGGCCGACAGCAACGGCAAGGTCGATGTTTTGATTTCAGCCGTCGGCACCGGCGGGACTATTACCGGCGTCAGCGAGGTGATTAAATCCCGCAAACCCTCGTTCAAGGCGATTGCCGTCGAACCCAAGGACTCGCCGGTCATCACGCAAACCCGCGCCGGCGAACCCGTCAAACCCGGCCCTCACAAAATCCAGGGCACTGGCGCAGGCTTTGTGCCAAAAAATCTGAATCTGGATGTTGTGGACAGCGTGATCACCGTCAGCAACGAAGATGCGATCTCCACCGCGCAGCGTCTGGCGAAGGAAGAAGGCCTGCTCGTCGGCATTTCCACCGGCGCGAATGTATGGGCCGCCCTGCAAGCCGCCGCAAAGCCGGAAAACAAGGGCAAGCTGATCGTAACCATCGGATGCAGCACCGGCGAACGCTATCTCAGCACCGCGCTGGCCGAAGAAGCCCGCAAGGCTGTTACGACTTGA
- a CDS encoding succinylglutamate desuccinylase/aspartoacylase family protein: MIRILNKRKRILAQPIPRLAMKKKNQTPGGNTSRQGLLSGLKDRRSVQDLIAPLAKACQRSGCLFHAPLEPFELGNLVYRMPRFAFIGPGSGGSYYKRLGLFAGLHGDEIAGPHAIVEFLRQLEASPLLGKGWEIFAYPVCNPSGFEDNTRFSRRGVDLNRLFWKKSREAEVQILEDQIGGMQFDGIISLHADDSSDGIYGFARGAEITRDVLEPALEAASAIIPRNNNRRIDGFDAENGIISKCYSGVLGASPSAQPRPFEIVLETPQLAPLKTQVEAHVTALLTLIAEYPKFISYGQDL, from the coding sequence ATGATCCGAATCCTCAACAAACGCAAACGGATTTTGGCTCAACCCATCCCGCGCCTCGCGATGAAAAAAAAGAATCAGACCCCTGGCGGCAACACGAGCCGCCAGGGATTGCTGTCCGGCCTGAAGGACCGCCGTTCCGTGCAGGATTTGATCGCTCCTCTGGCAAAAGCCTGCCAGAGATCCGGCTGCCTGTTCCATGCGCCGTTGGAACCCTTTGAACTGGGCAATCTGGTTTATCGCATGCCGCGTTTTGCGTTTATCGGGCCGGGCTCTGGCGGAAGCTACTACAAGCGGCTCGGCCTCTTCGCCGGCCTGCATGGCGATGAAATTGCGGGCCCGCATGCCATAGTGGAATTTTTGCGCCAGCTTGAAGCCTCCCCCCTTCTCGGCAAAGGATGGGAAATCTTCGCCTACCCGGTATGCAACCCCAGCGGCTTTGAAGACAACACGCGCTTCTCCCGCCGTGGCGTGGATTTAAACCGCTTGTTTTGGAAAAAATCGCGCGAGGCCGAAGTGCAGATTCTCGAGGATCAGATCGGAGGAATGCAGTTTGACGGCATCATTTCCCTGCATGCCGACGATTCGAGCGACGGAATTTACGGCTTTGCCCGCGGCGCGGAGATTACGCGCGATGTTCTGGAACCCGCCCTCGAAGCCGCCAGCGCCATTATCCCCCGAAACAACAACAGGCGCATCGACGGATTTGACGCTGAAAACGGAATCATCAGCAAATGCTACAGTGGCGTGTTAGGCGCGTCGCCATCCGCGCAGCCCCGACCCTTTGAAATCGTTCTCGAAACGCCCCAACTGGCCCCGCTCAAAACACAGGTCGAGGCCCACGTCACCGCCTTGCTCACGTTGATCGCCGAATACCCGAAATTCATTTCCTACGGGCAGGATTTATAA
- the cysW gene encoding sulfate ABC transporter permease subunit CysW, with protein sequence MPGPTTTLIARHKTGPAASSHAHGREDHVWARRILIGAALIFMLLFLVVPLVAVFTEALRKGLDAYFQAFQDPAAQSAIRLTLTVALIVVPLNTLFGLSAAWAITKFDFKGKNILLTLIDLPFAVSPVIAGLVFVLIFSHTWWGVWFSENVCHVIFDTPGIVLATIFVTFPFVAREIIPLMQAQGADEELAAVSLGANGWQTFCRVTLPNIKWGLLNGIILCNARAMGEFGAVSVVSGHIRGKTNTIPLHIEILYNEYQFSASFAIASLLTLLGIATLVIKAIIENRHEPGNGGVQH encoded by the coding sequence ATGCCCGGCCCCACGACCACGCTGATTGCACGCCACAAAACAGGCCCCGCCGCGTCTTCCCACGCCCACGGGCGGGAGGATCACGTCTGGGCGCGCCGCATCCTCATCGGCGCCGCGCTCATTTTCATGCTCCTTTTCCTGGTGGTGCCGCTCGTGGCGGTTTTCACGGAGGCCCTGCGCAAAGGCCTCGACGCTTATTTTCAAGCGTTTCAAGATCCCGCCGCCCAGAGCGCCATACGACTTACCCTGACGGTGGCGCTTATTGTTGTTCCTCTCAACACTCTCTTCGGCCTTTCCGCCGCCTGGGCCATTACCAAGTTCGACTTCAAGGGCAAAAATATCCTTCTGACGCTCATCGACCTGCCCTTCGCCGTCTCGCCCGTCATTGCCGGGCTCGTCTTTGTCCTGATCTTCAGTCACACATGGTGGGGAGTCTGGTTCTCCGAGAATGTATGCCATGTTATTTTCGACACACCCGGCATTGTTCTCGCCACGATCTTTGTCACCTTCCCGTTTGTGGCCCGCGAAATCATCCCGCTCATGCAAGCCCAGGGAGCGGATGAGGAGCTGGCCGCAGTATCATTGGGAGCCAACGGCTGGCAAACATTCTGCCGCGTCACTTTGCCCAACATCAAATGGGGCCTCCTGAACGGCATCATTCTCTGCAATGCCCGCGCCATGGGCGAATTCGGCGCGGTTTCGGTTGTCTCAGGCCATATCCGGGGAAAAACCAACACCATCCCGTTGCACATAGAAATTCTTTACAACGAATACCAGTTCTCCGCCTCTTTCGCCATAGCGTCCCTTCTGACGCTGCTGGGCATCGCCACACTGGTGATCAAAGCCATCATCGAAAACCGGCACGAACCCGGCAACGGAGGCGTTCAACATTGA
- a CDS encoding sulfate ABC transporter permease subunit CysT, with product MTLKKYKHRRVLPGYGLTMGFTLLYLSLLILIPLAGVFFKASEDGWLHLWEAVSNPRALASYRISFGASLLGAAINAVFGLLVAWVLVRYQFPFKRLVDSLVDLPFALPTAVAGITLTALYAPHGWIGACFSKDGFIGHAFTPDGWIGALFPPETWIGSHLPSNGIQIAYTWIGVTVALTFIGLPFVVRTVQPVLQDLSIDFEEAAASLGANRFQTFTRVILPELFPPILTGFSLAFARALGEYGSVIFIAGNMPMRTEITPLLIVMKLEQYDYSGAAAIAAMMLVASFLLLLLINLTQWWNSRFYQGN from the coding sequence ATGACGTTGAAAAAATACAAACACCGCCGGGTGCTCCCCGGTTACGGCCTGACGATGGGGTTTACCCTTCTGTACCTGTCGCTGCTGATTCTCATTCCTCTGGCTGGGGTCTTTTTCAAGGCTTCGGAAGACGGATGGCTGCACCTGTGGGAGGCCGTCAGCAACCCCCGCGCCCTCGCGTCCTACCGCATCAGCTTTGGCGCTTCGCTGCTCGGAGCGGCTATCAATGCGGTCTTCGGCCTGCTGGTGGCCTGGGTGCTGGTCCGCTATCAGTTCCCCTTCAAGCGTCTTGTGGATTCGCTCGTGGATCTGCCCTTCGCCCTGCCCACCGCCGTGGCCGGTATTACGCTGACAGCTCTTTATGCTCCACACGGCTGGATCGGCGCCTGCTTCAGCAAGGACGGTTTCATCGGGCACGCCTTTACGCCGGATGGATGGATCGGCGCCCTGTTCCCGCCTGAAACCTGGATCGGCAGCCACCTCCCGTCCAATGGCATTCAGATCGCCTACACCTGGATCGGCGTGACTGTCGCCCTCACTTTTATCGGCCTGCCCTTTGTCGTGCGCACCGTACAACCCGTGTTGCAGGACCTCAGCATCGATTTCGAGGAAGCCGCCGCGAGCCTGGGCGCCAACCGGTTCCAAACCTTCACCCGCGTTATTCTGCCCGAGCTTTTCCCGCCGATACTCACGGGGTTCTCCCTGGCCTTTGCGCGGGCGCTCGGAGAATACGGTTCCGTTATTTTTATTGCGGGAAATATGCCCATGCGCACGGAAATCACTCCGCTTTTGATTGTGATGAAGCTCGAACAATATGATTATTCCGGCGCAGCCGCGATTGCCGCAATGATGCTCGTGGCCTCCTTCCTTCTGCTCCTGCTCATCAACTTGACTCAATGGTGGAACTCACGATTTTACCAAGGGAACTGA
- a CDS encoding sulfate ABC transporter substrate-binding protein: MKLSNLTKISLLLGAALLGGLAGSQLQAKEIKLLNVSYDPTRELYVDINKAFAESWKARTGDTVTIDQSHGGSGKQARAVIDGLEADVVTLALAYDIDIIGKKKNLLYADWQKKFPENSSPYTSTIVFLVRKGNPKGIKDWDDVVKPGISVITPNPKTSGGARWNFLAAWAYARHKYGDDIKAQEFITKLYKNVPVLDSGARGSTTTFVQRGVGDVLLAWENEAFLSIKEFGADKFEIVTPSLSILAEPPVAIVDKIAEKHGTTEVAKAYLNFLYTEQAQDLIGKNFYRPRSAQAAAKYGKQFPQLKLVTVDGEFGGWQKAQSGYFNDGGVFDKIYQP, encoded by the coding sequence ATGAAATTATCAAACCTGACAAAAATCAGCCTCCTGCTCGGAGCCGCCCTTCTGGGCGGCTTAGCCGGGAGCCAGCTCCAAGCAAAAGAAATCAAACTCCTCAACGTCTCGTACGACCCCACACGCGAACTCTACGTCGATATCAACAAAGCATTCGCCGAATCCTGGAAAGCCAGGACCGGAGACACTGTCACCATCGACCAGTCGCATGGCGGCTCGGGCAAGCAGGCCCGCGCGGTCATTGACGGCCTCGAAGCCGACGTGGTCACGCTGGCTTTGGCCTATGACATCGACATCATCGGGAAGAAAAAAAATCTGCTGTATGCCGATTGGCAGAAAAAATTCCCGGAAAACAGCTCGCCCTACACCTCAACCATCGTGTTTCTGGTTCGCAAGGGCAACCCGAAGGGCATCAAGGATTGGGATGACGTGGTCAAGCCCGGAATCTCGGTCATCACACCCAATCCCAAGACTTCCGGCGGCGCGCGCTGGAACTTCCTGGCGGCTTGGGCTTATGCGAGGCACAAATACGGCGATGACATCAAAGCCCAGGAGTTCATCACCAAGCTCTACAAAAATGTGCCGGTGTTGGATTCCGGCGCCCGAGGCTCAACGACCACATTTGTCCAACGCGGAGTCGGCGACGTGCTGCTGGCTTGGGAAAACGAGGCCTTCCTTTCCATCAAGGAGTTTGGCGCTGACAAGTTTGAAATTGTGACGCCGTCCCTCAGCATTTTGGCGGAGCCTCCGGTGGCAATCGTCGATAAAATCGCCGAAAAACACGGAACCACCGAAGTGGCCAAAGCCTACCTCAACTTCCTTTATACGGAACAGGCCCAGGACCTCATCGGCAAGAATTTCTACCGTCCGCGTTCCGCGCAAGCCGCAGCCAAATACGGAAAACAATTCCCCCAACTGAAACTTGTGACCGTGGATGGCGAGTTTGGCGGCTGGCAGAAGGCTCAAAGCGGTTACTTTAACGACGGCGGAGTCTTTGACAAAATCTACCAACCCTAA